AGGTGTACCTGGTGGAGGCGGACCTTGACGGGCCGATGCTGGACCGGGTGTTGGCGCGGCTGCTGAGCGACCCGGTGACCGAGCAGGCGACGGTCGGGGCCGCGGAAGTGAAAGGGGCGGTGCAAACAATTGAGGTGCACCCGTTGCCGGGCGTCATGGACCCCGCGGCCCAGTCGGTGATGGACGCGATCAAGGACCTCACCGGGTCGATGCCACTGGTTTCGACGGGGTCACGGTTTGATCTCGCAGGAGTATCGAAAGAGCAGGCAGAGACACTGGCGAAGCAGGTGCTGGCGAACCCGGTGATCCACCAGATCAGCGCAGGGCCGTGGCAGCCGAAGGCGCTGCCGCGGGGGCACGGGTACAAGCTGCAACTGCGGTCGGTGCCGATTCTCGGGTTGAGCGAAGAGGAACTGACGCGACTCTCGCGGGATGCCCACCTGTTCCTGAGCCTGGACGAGATGCGGGCAGTGCAGGCGGAGTTCCGGCGGATCGGGCGCGACCCGACCGACATCGAGCTGGAGACGCTGGCGCAGACGTGGTCCGAGCACTGCGTGCACAAGACACTCAAGAGCACGATCCGGTACACGCCGGGTTCTGGGCCGAAGGGTTGGAAAGACCCGATCCCGTGGGGCGAGCACCCGAACCACACGGTGAACGCGGATGGGTCGGTGACGATCGGGAACCTGCTGAAGTCGACGGTGGCGGCCGCGACGTTCGAGCTGATCGATGAGGGGATCGACTGGACACTGTCGGTGTTCAAGGACAACTCGGGGGTGATCGCGCTGGACGATCAGCACGGCGTGTGCATCAAGGTGGAGACGCACAACCACCCGTCGGCGCTGGAGCCTTACGGCGGCGCTGCCACGGGCGCGGGCGGGTGCATCCGCGACGTGATCGGCACAGGGCTGGGCGCGAAGCCGATCGCGAACACGGATGTGTTCTGCGTGGCGAACCCGGGGATGACGAGCACGCCGCCGGGGACGCTGCACCCGCGCAGGATTCTGAGCGATGTGGTGGCGGGGGTGCGCGACTATGGCAACCGGATGGGGATTCCTACGTTGAACGGGGCCGTGTACTTCGATGACCGGTACGTGGGTAATCCGCTGGTGTTCTGCGGGTGCATCGGGCTGATCCCGCGGCACCTGATCAAGGGCAAGGCGAAGAACGGCGACCGGATCATCGCGCTGGGCGGGCGGACGGGGCGGGACGGGATCCACGGGGCGACGTTCTCGTCGGCGGAGCTGGAGGAGGGGCACAGCGACGAGTTCAGCCATGCGGTGCAGATCGGCAACGCGATCGAGGAGAAGCGGCTGCTGGATGCGATCCTGCGGGCGCGCGACTTTGTCCCGCCCGAAAGCACTTCGTCACTTCGACCCTCCGTCACTCCGTCACCACTTTTCAACGCCATCACGGACTGCGGCGCCGGCGGGTTCTCGTCGGCGGTGGGCGAGATGGGCGGCGAGATCGGTGCGGAGGTGCATCTGGAGCGGGCGCCGCTGAAGTACGCGGGGCTGTCGTACACGGAGATCTGGATCAGCGAGGCGCAGGAGCGGATGGTGCTGGCCGTGCCGCCGGAGAACCTGCCGCACCTGCAGCGGATCTGTCTCGAGGAGCACGTCGAGCTGGCGGACCTGGGGCACTTTGGCACCGAGGGTGCGGAGCTGGTGCTGTTCTACGAGAAGACGGAGGTTGGGCGGCTGTCGATGCACTTCCTGCACGAGGGCATTCCGACGCCGACGCGGGAGGCGACGTGGGCGTTGTCCGGGGGCAGTGATACAGCGGTGCAGCGATACAGCGATCCATCGGGGAAGGGCGTGCAGCAGTCGCTGCTCTCGCTGCTCTCACACCCGACGATCGCGAGCAAGCACTGGATCATCCGCCAGTACGACCATGAGGTGCAGGGGAACACGATTCTGAAGCCGCTGGTGGGGCCGGGCGGGCGCGGGCCAGGGGACGGGGCGGTGCTGGAGCCAGTTTCTGGGAGTGGAAGAGGGATCGCGATCGGGTGCGGGCTGGCGACGCCGCTGGGCGATCCGCAGGTGGCGGGGAGCGACCCGTACTGGATGGCGATCGCCGCGATCGATGAGTGCGTGCGGAACATCGTGTGCGTGGGCGGCAACCCGGACCGCACGGCCATCCTTGACAACTTCTGCTGGCCCAGCTGCGCCAAGCCGGAGAACCTGGGCTCGCTGGTGCGGGCGGCGGAGGGGTGCTATTCGGGGGCGAAGGCGTACCGCACACCATTCGTGAGCGGCAAGGACTCGCTGAACAACCAGCTGCGGTACACCGACCCGGCGACGGGGAAGGAGCGGGTGATCGAGATCCCGCCGACGCTGCTGATTACCGGGCTGGCTCACGTGACGAACGTGTCGCGGTGCGTGACGATGGACGCGAAGAAGCCTGGGAACGTGCTGGTTCTGATTGGCGTGAACCAGCCGCAGATGGCCGGTTCCTTGTACGCGGCAGTGGCTGGTGCCCGGTCTTTCAGCCCGGCTCATGACACCATCCTCATCCCGGACCTCACGCTGGGGCCAGCAACGGCGCGGGCCGTGGCGCAGTGCATCCAGGATGGGCTGGTGCAGAGCGCGCACGATGCATCGGACGGCGGCCTGCTGGTCGCTATCGCGGAGATGCTGATCGCGACAACGGGGAGCACGACGGCGAGCCAGCGCGGCACGCCTGGCGCTTCTTCCGGCGCAGGCTCCTCTCTGCTCTCCACGATTCTGGGCAAGTCCGACGCGCAGGCCTCGACCCCGCCGCTGGGCGCCGAACTCACGATCAGCGACGACCACCTGGACGCGGCCCAGCTCGCGTTCAACGAGTCGGCCAGCCGCTACATCCTCGAAGTTCGCGATGCGGACCTGCCGAAGGTGCGTAACGTGCTCCGCGACTTTGGCGGCGTGCGGCTCACCGTGCTCGGGCGCGTGAATGACTCGGGCCGGCTCACGTGGCAGCACGCGGACGTGGATGTTGGGGTGAGTGAGCTGGCGCAGGCGTGGCTGAACCCGCTGGACTGGTAAGCAAGCAGGAGACCCGTCGGGCGATTCGCCCGACGATGCACTCGCATGCCCGAGCCCCACACCACCACCTGGGAGAAGCTCGCGGCGACATACGACCCGCTGGCGGGGCTCGCGGCCTTCGAAGAACTGCCGGTGAAGCGCCCCAAGCGCGCGATGCGCCGCCTGGGGAGACTCGCCGGGTGGGTTACAGGAGGGCGGTTCCGGGGGAAGGTCAGGCTGCGGAGCCGGTACACGCTGGACCTCAAGCGCCTCACGATGCGACGTCTCACGGTGGTGCTGCGCCGGCGGCCCATGATGATCGTGGGGCCGGTGCTGATGATCGGACTGGTTCTCGGCGTCGTGGTCCTGATGCTGAACGCGGGGACCGCCCTGAGCGAGTTCTTCGGGACGAAGACGACCCCCAAGTACGCGTATTCGGTGTTCATTCTTGCGATGATCGCGGTGATGCTGGTGTCTGCCGTGCGCAAGCCGCGCGACACGCTGCCGATGCTGGCGCTGCGGCTGCGGCGCGAGGCGTTGCTGCACCACGCGCGACGGTACCGCGCGTTGCATGTGGAAGCCGGCTTGCTCCGCACGGCAGAAGAAGTGGCCGAGAAGCTCCGGCGGCGGCGGGCCTACTGGCTTGCCGTGCTGGAGAAGCCCAAGTGGGGGCACCGCGCATCGTTCGCGTACATGGATTCGCAGTGGGTAGGGTTGATCCCGATCCTGTACTTTCTCCCGCAGGTGCTGCCGTTGGCGGGGGCGTCGGGGTGGGGGCTGCCCGCGCCGTACATCACAGCACCGTTGATGTTGCTGGTGATCCCCGCGTCGATGCTGGCGCCGATGTGGATCGGTCAGCGGCGGATGAGGCGGATGGGCGCGGCGATGAAGGGGCGTGCATGCCCGGACTGCGCGTACCCGCTGGAGTCGGCGCCTGATGCGGAGGTGCGCGGCTTCGGGGTGGTCACCGGCATTGGGCCGAGGGCGTGCGTGGAGTGCGGGTGCCCGTGGCCGCTGGTGCCGCCCCCGCCGGCGCGCGAGCCGTCGGTTGAATCAATGCTGGGGCGGAACTTCGAGTATGTGCACCCGGACGCGATCCCCCCGGCGGTGCTGCGAGGCGTCAACCGCGACCGTTACAGCCGGGGGGAATGCCCGTACTGCGGGTACAACCGCGCGGGGCTTGTGCCGCATGCGCGGTGCCCGGAGTGCGGGTCCACGATCGCACGGCGGGCGGCCCCGCAGCCGCTACCGCCGGTAGGGACGCCGGTGTGCGCGCGGTGCCGCGCGGACATGACAGGGCGGGTGGACCGGGTGTGTCCTGATTGCGGAGTGATGAACGGGATTGACTGGGTGAGTTGAAGTTCGTGGCGGGCGGGAAGGGTTGATCGCGGGCGCGCGATCGGTCATCCGTGGGGTGATGAGAACTGATCGCTGGCGCGGCTGGCTCGTCAGGACGATGGAACTCGATCGCTGGCGCGATCGGCTCTCAGCAGAGCAGGCGGAGAAGTTCGGGCAGCACCTCGCCGCTCTTTCCGCGGAGGCTCACATCCACAGAGCGGCTGATCGGAGTTTCGTCGCGGTTGATCTCGGCCGTGAACGCGCCCCCGGGCGCAGGCCTGCTGGATGTAGCCGGCGGCGGGGTAGACGACGCTGCTGGTGCCGATACTGATGAAGACATCGCATGACGCGACCGCGTCATCCGCGGCGTCCAGGGCCTCGGGCGGGAGCGTCTCGCCGAACCAGACAACGTCAGGGCGGAGGAGGGCTCCGCAGGTGCTCCGGGGAGGGAACTCCTTGAAGGCCTCGGGTGGGGGCGTGGTCTTGTCGCCGGTCTTGCAGCAGCGCCACTGGAGGATGGAGCCGTGGAGTTCGACCACGTTGACGGAGCCGGCGCGCTGGTGGAGGCGGTCGACGTTCTGGGTCAGCAGGGTGAAGCCCATTGCCCCGCCGGGGCTTTGAGGGTTGTGCTTCGAGCGTTGCTGTCGTTCCAGGTCGGCGAGGGCCATATGCCCCGGGTTGGGCTCGGCCGCGAGGCAGCCCAGGCGTCGCCAGTCGTACCAGCGGGTGACCAGCTCGGGGTCGGCGGCAAAGGCCTCGGGGGTGGCAAGCCTGGCGGGGTCGAACTCTTTCCACAGCCCTTCCATGGTGTCGCGGAAGGTGCGGATACCCGACTCTGCCGAAACGCCGGCCCCGGTGAGCACCACGATACTTCGAGCGTCGCGCACACGGGCGGAGAGCTGAGCGAGCAGGTGGTCCATGCCTCAGGGTACGGGTTGAGAGACCGGCTCCCGGGATGGGTGCTTGGCGGTGCGTGTACAGTTCGGCCCATGGCCGAGCGCAACCTTCAGACCGACCCCGCCAGCAGCGATCACGTGCACGGCGCCCCGACGTTGGCGGAGGACGGGGCGACCCGTCCCGCGCCGGGGCCGATGCTGTTCGAGGTGGCGTGGGAGGTCTGCAACCAGGTCGGCGGGATTTACCAGGTGCTGCGGAGCAAGGCGCCGCTGATGGTGCAGCGGTGGGGGGACCGGTACTGCCTGATCGGCCCGTGGGACGCGGGGAAGGCGCAGGTTGAGTTTGAGGAGGCGAAGCCCGCGGGGTGGGTTTCGCGGGCGTTGCAGCAGCTGCGCGATCAGGGCCTGGTGGTGCACTACGGCCGGTGGCTGGTGCCTGGACGGCCGCGGGTGATGCTGATCGAGCACTGGCCCGGGCACGACCGGATGGGGCCGATCAAGTACGAGTACTGGGCCGACCACCGGATCGAGAGCCCCTCGCAGGACTACCTGATCGACGGCGTGATCAGCTTCGCGGACGGCGTGCGGCGGCTGCTGGAGGCGCTGGCGGAGCACCGGCCGTACGCGCAGACGCGGGCGACCAGCCCGGGCGTGACGCCGCAGCCGATGTTGGCGCACTTCCACGAGTGGATGGGCGGGCTGGCTATCCCGGCGATCCGCAAGAGACGGCTGCCGATCGCGACGGTGTTCACCACGCACGCGACGCTGCTGGGGCGGTACATCGCCAGCAGCCGCGATGACTTCTACGACCAGCTCCCCTGGCTGAACCAGGAGTGGGAGGCGAAGAAGTACAACGTGGTCACGCAGCACACCATCGAGCGTGCGTGCGCCCATGGGGCCCACGTATTCACGACGGTGTCGAGCGTCACGGCCGAGGAGTGCAACTACCTGCTGGGGCGGCCGGTGGATGTGGTGACGCCCAACGGGCTCACGATCGGGCTGTACAACGCGGGGCACGAGCAGCAGCGGCTGCACGGGGTGTACAAGGACGAGATCCACAAGTTCACGATGGGGCACTTCTTCCCCAGCTACGGCTTTGACCTCGACAAGACGCTGTACTTCTTCACCAGCGGCCGGTACGAGCCCAAGAACAAGGGCTTCGACGTGGTGCTGGAGGCCATGGCGCGCCTCAATGCGGAGCTGAAGGCGCAGGGGTCGGACAAGACCGTGGTGTGCTTTGTGATCTCCAAAAAGGCGACCAAGAGCCTCAACCCGCTGGCGATGGAGAAGCGGGGCGTGCTCAACGAGCTCGAGGAGGTGTGCGGGCACATCACCGAGGGCGTGGGGCGGCGGCTGTTCTCGCGCGCGGCCGCGGGGGAGAAGCTGCGGCTGGACGACCTGATCGACGAGTACTGGATGCTTCGGTACCGGCGGGCGCAGCACGCGCTGAAGCAGCATTGCCTGCCGATGGTGGTGACGCACATCCTGGAGGAGGACCAGCAGGACCCGGTGCTCAATCAGATCAGAAATCTCCAGCTGTTCAACCGGCAGGAGGACCCGGTGAAGGTCGTGTACCACCCGGACTTCATCACGCCGACCAATCGGCTGTGGGGCGTGGAGTACGACCAGTTCGTGCGCGGGTGCCACCTGGGGCTGTTCCCGAGCCTTTATGAGCCGTGGGGGTACACGCCGCTGGAATGCGCGGCGATGGGGGTGCCGGCGGTGACGAGCGACCTGGCGGGCTTCGGCCGATACGTGCAGGAGAACTACCAGGAGCCGGAGAAGAGCGGTCTGATGGTGCTCAAGCGGCGCGGGCGGGGGTTCTTCGACGCGGCGGCGGAGCTGGCGAAGTACCTGGTGGAGTTCTGCAAGATGGAGCGGCGCGACCGCATCGCCCTACGGAACGAGGTGGATCGGCGGTCGTGGGACTTTGACTGGAGCAAGCTGGGCAAGGCATACCACGCGGCCCACGACCTCGCCCTGGCGCGGTTCATGCAGGAGACCGGCGGCGAGGGTGGGGGCGTGGCGATGGTTTCGGCCGCGGCGTTGAGCGGGCGGGCGATACCGGAGGAGACACGGGCCGAGACGCGCTCGGAGCCCAAGCCGGCGGAGGTGAAGGCGGAGACCGCGCCAACGCCCAAGCAGGAGCCCGCGCCGCCGCAGCCGGCCAAGGCGCCGCCGCCCAAGCCCGGTCGAGTCGAGCGCAAGTCGGGGACGAGGTAACGCGTCGTGCCATGACCGACGAAGCACCCACGAAAGTCGAGCTGTACACCGACGGCGCGTGCTCGGGCAACCCGGGCCCCGGCGGGTGGGCGTACATCCTCAAGCACCCCGCGAGCGGCACTCAGCGCGAGGCCAGCGGCGGTGAGCCCGACACCACCAACAACCGCATGGAGCTGCGGGCCGTGATCGAGGGGCTGACCGCGCTCAAGCGGCCGAGTATCGTCGAGCTCTACAGCGACTCGCAGTATGTGCTCAATGGGCTGAAGGACTGGATCAAAGGGTGGAAGGCCAAGGGCTGGCGCACCGCGAGCAAGCAGCCGGTGAAGAACCAGGACCTGTGGATGGCGCTGGACGCGCTGGCGTCGCAGCACAAAGTGACGTTCCACTGGATCCGCGGCCACAACGAGCATCCGGAGAACGAGCGGTGCGATCAGATGGCGGTGGCGGCCTGCAAGGCCGTGCAGGGTGGGTAGATCGGCGACCCTGCGGGAAAGTGGCACCCTATTCCACAGCTTCGCAGGCTTGCGATCCTCAACATTGAGGCGTAAGCTCGGCGTGCTGCAGGGGGACGGCCGTGCGAGTCACACTGGTTGTAGACATTACATATCGCTGTAACGCAAGGTGCCGCTATTGCCGCTGGGGCGACGGTAGGACGGGGGAACGTCGCGATCGGCCAACTTTGGAGTGCTGCGCCGATGAGGCAATCATTCGGAGGGCCGGGGTTGATCGGGTGGTGTTTTCCGGCGGCGAGCCACTCTTGAACCGACAGCTAAATCGGATAGTGGCGCACTACGTCGACTGCGGCGTCTCGGATCGGATTGTCATCACCAATGGCCTGATCGCATCGGCGGAGAGGCTGGAGGCCTGCAGGCAAGCGGGAGCAACCGGGTTTGCATTCTCGATTGATGGCGCCGATGAAGCATCCATGATGCGAGCCCGCGCAATGTCCCGCGAGCAGATGGAGCGCATCTTCGATAACTTAACCACTGCGGCTGCACTCGCGCAAGCGCACGGGCTCGAACTCACGGTTAACTGCGTACTCTCGGCAGCAAACTGCTCGCTCACTCACGTACAGCGGCTCGTGCAACGGTGCGAGGACGCTGGTGCGGCGGGGGTGAAGTTCCAGCCGGTGTTCGATGACGGGTACATGGGAGTCAACGCGCCTGACCTCCGGCTCCGTCCGGAACATGCGCCGGTGATCCGCGCTATCGAGAGGGACTCGGCGCGATGGAAGATCAAAACCAATTCTCCCCGGTTCTTCGCTGACATTGCACGATGCTGCGAGGGGGAGGCTCTCGATGGACGCTCTTGCGGATTGGAGGGTCGCACCCTGGTTCTGCAAGATGGGGGCTTGGTAATCTGTCCTTGGGTCAGTTCACGCGCGCGTCAGCGGCCGACGGAGCTTGTGCAACTGCGCGTCGAGTTTCGTGATGTTCGCGAATCGTGCGACACCGGAGCGCATTGTTTCTGTCTACAGCCACATGAGCAGGCGTGGATGTTCCGCAATGGAAACGCTTGACATCATCGTTCCAACGTATCGTCTCGAGACGGCCCCCCTTCGGGCGATCCTGTCGCTTGCGCCACCGGCGGGCGTTCGCACGCGTTGGTTGATCGTGATCGACAATCCATGCAGTGCTCTACCTCCTGAAGTCGCCGCGATGTGCGATCGAGAGAGCGTGGACGTGATCCGCAACGAGCGCAATCTGGGCTCTGCGGGTGCTCGAAACACGGCACTCGACAGGAGTCAGGGGGAATGGGTCCTCTTCCTCGACGATGATGTCGCCCCGGCTCCGAATCTACTGGTCCGATACGAGGCTGCCGTGGCGCGCAACCCGAACGCAACCGGCTTCTTCGGCCCTACTCGGTTTCAGCCTGCACAGACGCGGTATCAGCGGGGCGTGGAGGCCTCGGACATTCTGACCTTCTTCCGATTAGCCGAGCAGGCCTGCGAACTCGCTTGGGCTCCGACGTCGAACGTGCTTGTGCGCGGTGCCGTGGCCCGATTGGAGCGCTTCCGGACGGTCTTCCCCAAGGGCGGCGGCGGCGAGGACATCGATTACCTCTTGCGAGTGTCTCGACGACACGGGGGCGCGTTCATCGCCGAACCCTCTGCGGTTGTTGAGCATCCATGGTGGTTTGAGGGTCGGAGAGACTACACGCGGTTCATGCGTTGGTCTTACGGGGACTCCCTCCTGCATGATCTACACCCTGAGTTCACATACCGCTCGGCACCCAATGCCATTGAAGTACTTGCGGTTGGACTCCCAGTGACGGGTGCTATCGCCGCAGCCACGGGAACGCTCATGCCGATGTTTGCGCTCGCGGGAGGCGTGGTTGTCGGAGAGCTACTGGTCGAGTTCTCCCGACTGTGCGCCCTGAAGTCGTGGCGAGATGCGGTGTTCTGCATGGAAACGGTG
The nucleotide sequence above comes from Phycisphaerales bacterium. Encoded proteins:
- a CDS encoding phosphoribosylformylglycinamidine synthase subunit PurS, with product MPTLHRIEVRTRPNLPDPRAHSVKRRAEALGFHGLREVNTAKVYLVEADLDGPMLDRVLARLLSDPVTEQATVGAAEVKGAVQTIEVHPLPGVMDPAAQSVMDAIKDLTGSMPLVSTGSRFDLAGVSKEQAETLAKQVLANPVIHQISAGPWQPKALPRGHGYKLQLRSVPILGLSEEELTRLSRDAHLFLSLDEMRAVQAEFRRIGRDPTDIELETLAQTWSEHCVHKTLKSTIRYTPGSGPKGWKDPIPWGEHPNHTVNADGSVTIGNLLKSTVAAATFELIDEGIDWTLSVFKDNSGVIALDDQHGVCIKVETHNHPSALEPYGGAATGAGGCIRDVIGTGLGAKPIANTDVFCVANPGMTSTPPGTLHPRRILSDVVAGVRDYGNRMGIPTLNGAVYFDDRYVGNPLVFCGCIGLIPRHLIKGKAKNGDRIIALGGRTGRDGIHGATFSSAELEEGHSDEFSHAVQIGNAIEEKRLLDAILRARDFVPPESTSSLRPSVTPSPLFNAITDCGAGGFSSAVGEMGGEIGAEVHLERAPLKYAGLSYTEIWISEAQERMVLAVPPENLPHLQRICLEEHVELADLGHFGTEGAELVLFYEKTEVGRLSMHFLHEGIPTPTREATWALSGGSDTAVQRYSDPSGKGVQQSLLSLLSHPTIASKHWIIRQYDHEVQGNTILKPLVGPGGRGPGDGAVLEPVSGSGRGIAIGCGLATPLGDPQVAGSDPYWMAIAAIDECVRNIVCVGGNPDRTAILDNFCWPSCAKPENLGSLVRAAEGCYSGAKAYRTPFVSGKDSLNNQLRYTDPATGKERVIEIPPTLLITGLAHVTNVSRCVTMDAKKPGNVLVLIGVNQPQMAGSLYAAVAGARSFSPAHDTILIPDLTLGPATARAVAQCIQDGLVQSAHDASDGGLLVAIAEMLIATTGSTTASQRGTPGASSGAGSSLLSTILGKSDAQASTPPLGAELTISDDHLDAAQLAFNESASRYILEVRDADLPKVRNVLRDFGGVRLTVLGRVNDSGRLTWQHADVDVGVSELAQAWLNPLDW
- a CDS encoding NAD-dependent deacylase; this translates as MDHLLAQLSARVRDARSIVVLTGAGVSAESGIRTFRDTMEGLWKEFDPARLATPEAFAADPELVTRWYDWRRLGCLAAEPNPGHMALADLERQQRSKHNPQSPGGAMGFTLLTQNVDRLHQRAGSVNVVELHGSILQWRCCKTGDKTTPPPEAFKEFPPRSTCGALLRPDVVWFGETLPPEALDAADDAVASCDVFISIGTSSVVYPAAGYIQQACARGRVHGRDQPRRNSDQPLCGCEPPRKERRGAARTSPPALLRADRASDRVPSS
- a CDS encoding glycosyltransferase, which gives rise to MAERNLQTDPASSDHVHGAPTLAEDGATRPAPGPMLFEVAWEVCNQVGGIYQVLRSKAPLMVQRWGDRYCLIGPWDAGKAQVEFEEAKPAGWVSRALQQLRDQGLVVHYGRWLVPGRPRVMLIEHWPGHDRMGPIKYEYWADHRIESPSQDYLIDGVISFADGVRRLLEALAEHRPYAQTRATSPGVTPQPMLAHFHEWMGGLAIPAIRKRRLPIATVFTTHATLLGRYIASSRDDFYDQLPWLNQEWEAKKYNVVTQHTIERACAHGAHVFTTVSSVTAEECNYLLGRPVDVVTPNGLTIGLYNAGHEQQRLHGVYKDEIHKFTMGHFFPSYGFDLDKTLYFFTSGRYEPKNKGFDVVLEAMARLNAELKAQGSDKTVVCFVISKKATKSLNPLAMEKRGVLNELEEVCGHITEGVGRRLFSRAAAGEKLRLDDLIDEYWMLRYRRAQHALKQHCLPMVVTHILEEDQQDPVLNQIRNLQLFNRQEDPVKVVYHPDFITPTNRLWGVEYDQFVRGCHLGLFPSLYEPWGYTPLECAAMGVPAVTSDLAGFGRYVQENYQEPEKSGLMVLKRRGRGFFDAAAELAKYLVEFCKMERRDRIALRNEVDRRSWDFDWSKLGKAYHAAHDLALARFMQETGGEGGGVAMVSAAALSGRAIPEETRAETRSEPKPAEVKAETAPTPKQEPAPPQPAKAPPPKPGRVERKSGTR
- the rnhA gene encoding ribonuclease HI, encoding MTDEAPTKVELYTDGACSGNPGPGGWAYILKHPASGTQREASGGEPDTTNNRMELRAVIEGLTALKRPSIVELYSDSQYVLNGLKDWIKGWKAKGWRTASKQPVKNQDLWMALDALASQHKVTFHWIRGHNEHPENERCDQMAVAACKAVQGG
- a CDS encoding radical SAM protein translates to MRVTLVVDITYRCNARCRYCRWGDGRTGERRDRPTLECCADEAIIRRAGVDRVVFSGGEPLLNRQLNRIVAHYVDCGVSDRIVITNGLIASAERLEACRQAGATGFAFSIDGADEASMMRARAMSREQMERIFDNLTTAAALAQAHGLELTVNCVLSAANCSLTHVQRLVQRCEDAGAAGVKFQPVFDDGYMGVNAPDLRLRPEHAPVIRAIERDSARWKIKTNSPRFFADIARCCEGEALDGRSCGLEGRTLVLQDGGLVICPWVSSRARQRPTELVQLRVEFRDVRESCDTGAHCFCLQPHEQAWMFRNGNA
- a CDS encoding glycosyltransferase, encoding METLDIIVPTYRLETAPLRAILSLAPPAGVRTRWLIVIDNPCSALPPEVAAMCDRESVDVIRNERNLGSAGARNTALDRSQGEWVLFLDDDVAPAPNLLVRYEAAVARNPNATGFFGPTRFQPAQTRYQRGVEASDILTFFRLAEQACELAWAPTSNVLVRGAVARLERFRTVFPKGGGGEDIDYLLRVSRRHGGAFIAEPSAVVEHPWWFEGRRDYTRFMRWSYGDSLLHDLHPEFTYRSAPNAIEVLAVGLPVTGAIAAATGTLMPMFALAGGVVVGELLVEFSRLCALKSWRDAVFCMETVLIRSANDLGRVSMQLRLGRLHGITERWDHFCNGEHVSYHKRWSAIKFAAHLLFSGVLAAGFAALHS